A window of Pararhodobacter sp. genomic DNA:
AGTTCTTGCCGTGGCTCTCGATGAAAAAGAACACTTCCGAAACCGCGAACAGGCCGACGATGGCGACCAGAAAGTCGATACCGTCCATCAGATGCAGGTTGCCATGGGTAAAGCGCGGCATCCCGGTTGTCTGGTCCAGGCCGATCATCGCAATCGACAGGCCCAGCACGGCGGCCAGCGCCGATTTGGCCTGATTGTTGGCCCCGACCCCGCCCAAGGTGCAAAACGCCAGCAGATAAAGGGCGAAATATTCGGCCGGGCCGAATTGGAACGCCACCCGCGCCAGCAAAGGGGCCATCAGCATCAGGCCGACGGTGGCCAGAAACGCGCCGACAAACGAGGCCACGCCGGACACCACCAGCGCGTCGCCTGCCCGTCCCTGTTTGGCCATCGGGTAGCCGTCGAGCGTGGTCATCATCGCCGGTTCATCGCCGGGAATGTTCAACAGGATCGAACTGATCCGCCCGCCATACATCGCGCCGTAGTACACCGAGGTCAGCAGCACCAGCGCCGAGACCGCATCCAGCCCCATCGAGAACGAGATCGGGATCAGCAGCGCCACGCCGTTCGAGGGGCCAAGGCCGGGCAGCGCGCCGATGATCGTGCCGAAAAAGCAGCCGATCACCGCCAGCATCAAGGTCCAGGGGCTGAGCGCGATGGAAAAACCCAGCGCCAGATTCGAGAGGATATCCATAATGTTCTCCCATCGACCGACCTTTGTGGCCGATCCGAACAGTAAGCGGGGTTATCGCGTCAGAACCAGCCGCGCGGAAACGGCTGTAGTCCAAGACCGAGGAGCAGTTTGAACACCACGAACAGCCCGACCGACAGGCCAAGCCCGGTCAGCAGCGCCGAGCTGGGTTTCGGGTTGATCTGATAGCTCAGGATGCCCGCCGCAAAGGCCGTCGGGATCAGGAACCCCAAAGGCCGGATGGTCATGGCGTAGGTCAACAGCACGGCCAGCGCGATGGCCAGTTGTGCGGCGGTGCGCAGGCCGGGCCAGTCGGCATCGGGATCAGGGCGCAGCACCAGCACCGCCGAGCACAGGATGACCAGAAGGCCGATCAGATACGGAAAGACCCGCGGGCCCACGGGGTCCGACAGAAAACTGGTCCGAATCTGGGTGGCGCTGTAGAGATACCCCAGCGCCACCACGATCAGAACCAGACCAAAGATCCGGTCTGCTTTCATTACTGAATCACGCCGATCAGGCGGCTCAGGGCTTCGGTCTGGGCAATCACGCCGTCGATCCAGTCCTGAAAGTCGTCACCGACCTTGGTGAACGGGGCCAGACCATTGGCCTCCATGGCGGCTTGCCATTGGGGGCTGGCAGCGACGGCGGCCAGACGTTCGGCCCAGACGTTGAACTCGGCATCGGTGATACCGCCGGGAACATAGAGCCCGCGCCAATTCACCGCGACCACGTCATAGCCTTGCTCGCGCGCGGTGGGGATATCCTCGAACCCGGGCACTCGCTCTTCGGTC
This region includes:
- a CDS encoding tripartite tricarboxylate transporter TctB family protein; this translates as MKADRIFGLVLIVVALGYLYSATQIRTSFLSDPVGPRVFPYLIGLLVILCSAVLVLRPDPDADWPGLRTAAQLAIALAVLLTYAMTIRPLGFLIPTAFAAGILSYQINPKPSSALLTGLGLSVGLFVVFKLLLGLGLQPFPRGWF